In the Sulfitobacter pacificus genome, one interval contains:
- a CDS encoding FAD-binding dehydrogenase, with translation MDNTQTDVIIVGAGLAGMVAAHEAILRGRSVLMLDQEAPQSLGGQAFWSLGGLFMVDTPEQRRMGIKDSPELALNDWMGSAQFDRPEDANPRLYAERFVEWAAGPMRQWCFDLGMRWFPVVGWAERGGAQAHGHGNSVPRFHITWGTGTGVVAPFLKRMTEYAAAGKLKLAFRHRVTGLITTDGAVTGVRGDVLENSTAARGQSTSREVTGSFEHHADAVVLTTGGVGGDHALVRKHWPEARLGKPPKVMVAGVPDYVDGKMHGIAKAAGAGLINEDRMWHYCEGVQNWNPIWPNHGIRILPGPSSMWFDAKGQRMEAPFLPGFDTLGTLKRILQAGEHSWFILTQKIIEKEFALSGSEQNPDLTDGGWMDVLKARVGAGATPAVEAFKNKGADFVVADDLETLVAGMNRLTPDHPLELEGLRRQIASRDAQLANPFSKDAQITAIRGARAYRGDKLIRTAKPHAILEGENGPLIAVRLNILTRKSLGGLHTDIEGRVLTPDGTVMPGLYAAGEVCGFGGGGYHGYNALEGTFLGGCLFSGRIAGQNA, from the coding sequence ATGGATAATACTCAAACGGACGTCATCATTGTAGGCGCAGGCCTTGCCGGCATGGTTGCGGCCCATGAGGCGATCTTGCGCGGGCGCAGCGTTCTGATGCTGGATCAGGAAGCGCCGCAATCCCTTGGCGGACAAGCGTTTTGGTCTTTGGGCGGTTTGTTCATGGTCGACACCCCCGAACAACGGCGCATGGGGATCAAGGACAGCCCTGAACTGGCATTGAATGACTGGATGGGGTCGGCGCAGTTTGACCGTCCTGAAGATGCCAATCCGCGCCTTTATGCCGAACGCTTTGTTGAATGGGCGGCAGGCCCGATGCGTCAATGGTGTTTTGATTTGGGGATGCGCTGGTTTCCCGTTGTCGGCTGGGCCGAACGGGGCGGGGCGCAGGCGCATGGGCACGGCAATTCGGTGCCACGGTTTCACATCACATGGGGCACCGGCACCGGGGTTGTTGCCCCTTTTCTCAAACGGATGACCGAATATGCTGCCGCCGGAAAGCTGAAACTGGCTTTTCGCCATCGGGTCACAGGATTGATCACTACAGATGGTGCCGTGACGGGTGTGCGCGGTGACGTATTGGAAAACTCAACAGCGGCCCGGGGGCAAAGCACCTCGCGCGAGGTAACAGGCAGTTTTGAACATCACGCCGATGCCGTGGTTCTGACCACCGGCGGCGTTGGCGGTGATCATGCGCTTGTCCGCAAACACTGGCCAGAGGCCCGACTGGGCAAACCGCCCAAGGTCATGGTGGCCGGTGTGCCCGATTACGTGGATGGCAAGATGCATGGCATTGCCAAAGCGGCGGGTGCGGGGCTGATCAACGAAGACCGCATGTGGCATTATTGCGAAGGGGTGCAGAACTGGAACCCGATCTGGCCGAACCACGGCATCCGCATCCTGCCCGGTCCGTCCTCGATGTGGTTTGACGCCAAGGGCCAGCGCATGGAAGCCCCGTTCCTGCCGGGCTTTGATACTTTGGGCACGCTTAAACGTATCCTGCAGGCGGGCGAGCATTCGTGGTTCATCCTGACGCAAAAGATCATTGAAAAGGAATTTGCCCTGTCCGGGTCAGAACAAAACCCCGATCTGACCGATGGCGGCTGGATGGACGTGCTGAAGGCGCGGGTTGGTGCCGGGGCGACACCGGCGGTTGAGGCCTTCAAAAACAAAGGTGCGGATTTTGTTGTTGCTGATGATCTGGAGACCCTTGTCGCGGGGATGAACCGGCTGACACCAGATCACCCGCTTGAGCTGGAAGGGTTGCGGCGACAGATTGCCAGCCGCGATGCGCAGCTGGCCAACCCTTTCAGTAAAGACGCCCAGATCACCGCCATTCGCGGGGCCCGTGCATACCGTGGGGACAAGCTGATCCGCACGGCCAAACCGCATGCGATCCTTGAGGGTGAAAATGGTCCGCTGATTGCCGTGCGTCTGAACATCCTGACGCGCAAATCCCTTGGCGGGCTACATACGGATATCGAGGGCCGCGTTTTAACGCCTGACGGGACAGTGATGCCCGGGCTTTATGCTGCGGGAGAGGTCTGTGGCTTCGGTGGTGGCGGGTATCACGGGTATAACGCGCTGGAAGGCACATTTTTGGGCGGCTGCCTGTTCTCGGGCCGCATTGCAGGACAAAACGCATGA
- a CDS encoding urea carboxylase-associated family protein produces the protein MTENTPSDAEARRAIQPVICYPVETLPQPDMALYAQARAELRKTDEVLVPPRDASTFTVPAGHFFRISSVEAAQVGDLNLWNAKDLSEKFYSGKTRALHGTHITTGQQMWSSFPHLRPMTTITRDTLDWYGIDAFGGSVHDVIGTRCDPYTHHLLKGGQYHHCCHSNLTRALAAHLDVPLAEAEPHVHDVLNVFMCTGFTRDTGQYFMKASPVRPGDYLEFFAEIDLLGALSACPGGDCSAEHSSDVARCYPLLVEVFAPELDVLKARADNHVNGYDRTHGL, from the coding sequence ATGACAGAAAACACCCCGTCAGACGCCGAGGCACGCCGCGCTATCCAGCCGGTGATCTGCTATCCGGTAGAGACATTGCCACAGCCCGACATGGCGCTTTATGCCCAAGCCCGCGCCGAATTACGCAAAACGGATGAGGTGCTGGTGCCGCCACGGGATGCAAGTACCTTCACCGTACCTGCGGGCCATTTCTTTCGGATATCCTCTGTTGAGGCGGCGCAGGTGGGTGACTTAAACTTGTGGAACGCCAAGGATCTGAGCGAAAAGTTCTATTCCGGCAAAACCCGTGCGCTGCATGGCACCCATATCACTACGGGCCAGCAGATGTGGTCGAGCTTCCCGCATCTGCGCCCCATGACCACGATTACCCGTGATACGCTGGATTGGTATGGCATCGACGCATTTGGCGGCTCTGTGCATGATGTGATCGGCACCCGCTGTGATCCCTATACGCATCATTTGTTGAAAGGCGGACAATATCACCATTGCTGTCATTCCAATTTGACCCGCGCCTTGGCGGCACATCTGGATGTGCCATTGGCAGAAGCGGAGCCACATGTGCACGATGTGTTAAATGTCTTTATGTGCACAGGCTTTACCCGCGATACCGGCCAATACTTTATGAAAGCCAGCCCCGTGCGCCCGGGTGATTATCTTGAGTTCTTTGCTGAGATTGATTTGCTGGGCGCGCTTAGCGCCTGTCCCGGTGGGGATTGCTCGGCAGAGCATTCATCGGATGTGGCCCGCTGTTACCCGCTGCTGGTAGAGGTATTTGCCCCGGAATTGGACGTCTTAAAAGCCCGCGCAGACAATCATGTGAATGGCTATGATCGCACGCACGGGCTTTGA
- the deoD gene encoding purine-nucleoside phosphorylase, translated as MTVHIGAAPGEIAQTVLMPGDPYRAKWAAETFLKDAKLVNEVRGMLGFTGTWNGNPVTIQGSGMGMPSLSIYANELISEYDVQTLIRIGSCGGMQPHVGIRDVIVAMTASTITSPSSGIFRELNFAPTADWSLLRAAVAAAEARGTKTHVGGIYSSDVFYAERKDLDEQMVRHGILGVEMEAAELYTLAARYGRRALAVLTVSDHLQTGEALPSEDREKTFGDMVEIALEAAFS; from the coding sequence ATGACCGTCCATATCGGTGCCGCCCCCGGCGAAATTGCCCAGACCGTTCTGATGCCCGGCGATCCCTATCGCGCAAAATGGGCCGCCGAGACGTTTCTGAAAGACGCCAAACTGGTGAATGAAGTGCGTGGAATGCTGGGGTTCACCGGCACATGGAACGGCAATCCAGTGACCATTCAAGGCTCCGGTATGGGCATGCCTTCGCTGTCGATTTACGCCAATGAATTGATCAGCGAATACGATGTGCAGACGCTTATTCGCATCGGGTCCTGCGGTGGGATGCAGCCCCATGTGGGAATTCGCGATGTCATTGTCGCCATGACAGCCAGCACAATCACTTCACCCTCCTCTGGTATTTTCCGCGAACTTAACTTCGCGCCCACGGCGGATTGGTCGCTATTGCGCGCAGCTGTTGCAGCTGCTGAGGCGCGGGGCACTAAAACCCATGTCGGCGGCATCTATTCATCGGATGTATTTTACGCCGAACGCAAAGATCTGGACGAACAGATGGTGCGCCACGGTATTCTGGGCGTCGAAATGGAAGCGGCAGAACTTTACACGCTGGCGGCTCGCTATGGCCGGCGCGCATTGGCGGTGCTTACAGTATCGGACCATTTGCAAACCGGCGAGGCGCTGCCGTCAGAGGATCGCGAAAAGACCTTTGGCGATATGGTTGAAATCGCGCTTGAGGCTGCTTTTTCCTGA
- a CDS encoding H-NS histone family protein, with product MHIELKSMTRKELEKHLKDVQKALKTARARDQREALKAAEKAAAEFGFSLDQLSSDAPKARKATKGKAPKKKVKSKPMYANPADKGQTWTGKGRQPNWYREAMANGVSPETLKI from the coding sequence GTGCATATCGAACTTAAATCAATGACCCGTAAAGAGCTGGAGAAACATCTTAAAGATGTGCAGAAGGCATTAAAGACCGCAAGGGCCCGCGACCAACGCGAGGCCTTAAAAGCCGCCGAAAAGGCCGCTGCTGAATTTGGTTTCTCGCTTGATCAATTGTCCAGCGACGCACCCAAGGCACGCAAAGCAACTAAAGGCAAAGCCCCGAAAAAAAAGGTTAAATCAAAACCGATGTATGCCAATCCGGCGGATAAAGGCCAGACCTGGACCGGCAAGGGACGCCAGCCCAATTGGTATCGTGAAGCCATGGCAAATGGGGTTTCACCAGAAACCCTGAAAATCTGA
- a CDS encoding protein meaA: MSAQNKDRPWLIRTYAGHSTAEASNALYRSNLAKGQTGLSVAFDLPTQTGYDSDHILSRGEVGKVGVPVSHLGDMRMLFRDIPLEQMNTSMTINATAPWLLALYIAVAEEQGADISALNGTVQNDLIKEYLSRGTYICPPAPSLKMIADVAEYCYTHVPKWNPMNVCSYHLQEAGATPEQELAFALATATAVLDQLRPRVDEKDFPALVGRISFFVNAGIRFVTEMCKMRAFVDLWDEICLERYDVEDSKYRRFRYGVQVNSLGLTEQQPENNVYRILIEMLAVTLSKKARARAVQLPAWNEALGLPRPWDQQWSMRMQQILAYETDLLEFDDLFDGNPAVDKKVEELKAGARAELALLDGMGGAIDAIDYMKGRLVESNSDRLGRIEAGETVVVGVNKWQQGEPSPLMTGDGGIMVVDPAVEAEQIGRLNAWRAERNEGEVNAALADLRAAAAEGRNVMPASVAAAKAGVTTGEWAAQMRAVHGEYRGPTGVAKGQSNKTEGLDDLRAAVDAVSDKLGRRLKFLVGKPGLDGHSNGAEQIAVRARDCGMDIAYEGIRLTPSEIIQAAREDAAHVVGLSILSGSHIPLVEDLITQMRSAGLGHIPVIVGGIIPDDDAARLISMGVARVYTPKDFELNMIMQDIITLADPTAVAAE; encoded by the coding sequence ATGTCCGCGCAAAACAAAGACCGTCCATGGCTGATCCGCACCTACGCGGGCCACTCCACCGCAGAAGCGTCAAATGCGCTTTACCGATCCAATCTGGCGAAAGGGCAAACCGGTCTGTCGGTCGCTTTCGATTTGCCGACACAGACCGGATATGACAGCGACCACATCCTGTCGCGCGGCGAAGTCGGTAAGGTCGGTGTGCCGGTCAGCCATCTGGGCGATATGCGCATGCTATTCCGCGATATCCCGCTGGAGCAGATGAATACCTCCATGACGATTAATGCCACGGCACCTTGGTTGCTGGCCCTCTATATTGCTGTGGCCGAGGAACAGGGTGCGGATATTTCCGCCCTCAATGGCACCGTGCAAAATGATCTGATCAAGGAATACCTGTCGCGCGGCACCTATATTTGCCCGCCTGCCCCTTCGCTCAAAATGATCGCGGATGTGGCCGAATATTGTTACACGCATGTGCCGAAATGGAACCCGATGAATGTTTGTTCCTATCACCTGCAAGAGGCCGGTGCGACGCCGGAGCAGGAATTGGCTTTCGCCTTGGCAACGGCCACTGCGGTGCTGGACCAATTACGTCCGCGCGTAGATGAAAAGGACTTTCCTGCATTGGTGGGACGTATTTCATTTTTCGTAAATGCCGGTATCCGTTTTGTCACCGAAATGTGCAAAATGCGCGCCTTTGTCGATTTGTGGGATGAAATCTGCCTTGAACGCTACGATGTTGAGGACAGCAAATACCGCCGATTCCGCTACGGGGTGCAGGTCAATTCGCTGGGCCTGACCGAGCAACAGCCAGAAAACAACGTCTACCGTATTCTGATCGAGATGCTGGCCGTGACCCTGTCGAAGAAAGCCCGCGCCCGCGCCGTGCAATTGCCCGCATGGAACGAGGCGCTTGGACTGCCGCGTCCATGGGATCAGCAATGGTCGATGCGGATGCAGCAAATTCTGGCGTATGAAACCGACTTGCTGGAATTTGATGACCTGTTTGATGGCAATCCGGCGGTTGATAAAAAGGTCGAGGAATTAAAAGCCGGGGCGCGTGCCGAATTGGCATTACTGGATGGCATGGGCGGCGCAATTGATGCCATTGACTATATGAAGGGCCGTCTGGTCGAAAGTAATTCCGACCGTCTGGGCCGTATCGAAGCGGGTGAAACCGTGGTTGTCGGTGTGAATAAATGGCAGCAAGGGGAACCCTCCCCGTTGATGACAGGCGATGGCGGCATCATGGTTGTCGACCCGGCAGTCGAAGCGGAGCAGATTGGCCGTCTCAACGCGTGGCGCGCTGAACGCAACGAGGGAGAGGTCAACGCCGCCCTTGCGGACCTGCGCGCCGCTGCTGCGGAAGGGCGCAATGTGATGCCCGCCTCTGTGGCCGCTGCCAAGGCGGGCGTGACCACTGGCGAGTGGGCGGCACAAATGCGAGCTGTGCATGGTGAATACCGTGGGCCAACGGGTGTCGCAAAAGGACAATCCAACAAGACCGAAGGTCTGGACGATCTACGCGCTGCGGTAGATGCGGTGAGCGACAAGCTGGGTCGTCGCTTGAAATTCCTTGTCGGCAAACCAGGACTTGATGGTCATTCAAACGGCGCCGAACAGATTGCTGTGCGCGCGCGTGATTGCGGCATGGACATCGCCTATGAGGGTATTCGCCTGACCCCTTCGGAAATCATTCAGGCGGCCCGTGAGGACGCGGCGCATGTTGTCGGGCTGTCAATCTTATCCGGCTCTCATATCCCTTTGGTGGAAGATCTTATTACCCAGATGCGCAGCGCGGGGTTGGGTCATATTCCGGTTATCGTCGGCGGCATCATTCCTGACGACGATGCAGCGCGGTTGATCTCAATGGGAGTCGCGCGTGTCTATACGCCAAAGGATTTTGAATTGAACATGATAATGCAGGATATCATCACCCTGGCCGACCCTACGGCCGTCGCCGCGGAATAA
- a CDS encoding GNAT family N-acetyltransferase codes for MQPVDFTVTKGFSDHERAQIAALYWEAFTQKLHHVLGPEDKALQFIAAHLHPDFALIARDTEGQILGVAGFKTQQGALIGGSLRDIAETYGWLSACWRAPLLALVERDLAEGVLLMDGICVSAQARGMGLGTALLDAIKQEAATQGLNAVRLDVINTNPRARALYQREGFREIGQENLGPFKYVFGFDSSTQMLCPIAPVP; via the coding sequence ATGCAGCCAGTGGATTTCACCGTCACAAAAGGATTTTCAGACCATGAGCGTGCGCAGATTGCGGCGCTCTACTGGGAGGCATTTACCCAGAAGCTGCACCATGTCCTTGGGCCGGAAGACAAGGCGCTGCAGTTCATCGCCGCCCATCTGCACCCAGACTTCGCCTTGATCGCCCGTGATACAGAGGGGCAGATCCTTGGCGTCGCGGGTTTCAAGACACAGCAAGGTGCCCTGATCGGTGGCTCCCTGCGCGACATCGCCGAGACCTATGGCTGGTTATCCGCCTGCTGGCGTGCACCACTTCTGGCGCTGGTCGAAAGGGATCTGGCCGAAGGTGTCTTGTTGATGGACGGCATCTGCGTCTCTGCGCAGGCGCGTGGTATGGGGCTTGGCACCGCCCTGCTGGACGCGATCAAACAAGAAGCCGCGACACAGGGGCTGAATGCTGTCCGGCTGGATGTGATCAACACCAATCCACGTGCCCGCGCATTGTACCAGCGCGAGGGGTTCAGGGAGATTGGTCAGGAAAACCTTGGCCCGTTCAAATACGTTTTTGGCTTCGACAGCAGCACCCAAATGCTTTGTCCTATTGCACCGGTGCCTTGA
- a CDS encoding 1-acyl-sn-glycerol-3-phosphate acyltransferase, which produces MTQTVQLPLWLFVLIMLFAAVTALSHFLLPSVRWFFRRRLEKAVKRLNTRLKRPIEPFKLARRYDMIQRLIYDPDVTREIVNYARENGVPENVAFEKARDYAREIVPSFSAFAYFSFAIRLTRLLANFVYRIERSDVNDRILSGIPKDATVVFVMNHRSNMDYVLVTYLAARDSALSYAVGEWAQVWPLSWLIKSLGAYFIRRRARGALYRKVLARYVQMATAGGVNQAFYPEGGLSLTGKLQKPKMGLMSYLVEGFDPEGGRDVVFVPVAINYDRVLEDIVLIAAHERGDRRFGARISVVVGFVLRKLWQKVTFQETRFGTAAVTFGTPLSLREAGAQVQVETLSHDLMGRIAGVMPILAVPAVCHVLLGEQGIEDTALRKQAAALFDAVPEDYRVVDAADRPLEISRAIEGLVNRKLIEERDGGWHVIEGKQAILRFYANSIAHYFQADAARAKGFSAPAGS; this is translated from the coding sequence ATGACACAGACCGTGCAACTTCCCCTGTGGCTTTTTGTGCTGATCATGCTCTTCGCAGCGGTCACGGCACTTAGCCATTTTCTGTTGCCCTCTGTGCGTTGGTTCTTTCGGCGGCGGTTGGAAAAAGCGGTTAAACGGCTGAACACGCGGCTGAAACGCCCCATCGAACCGTTCAAGCTGGCGCGGCGCTATGACATGATCCAGCGTTTGATCTATGATCCTGACGTCACCCGTGAGATTGTGAATTACGCACGGGAAAATGGTGTGCCGGAAAATGTCGCGTTTGAAAAGGCTCGTGATTATGCGCGCGAGATCGTGCCGAGTTTTTCTGCCTTCGCCTATTTCAGCTTTGCCATCCGGCTGACACGGCTACTTGCGAATTTTGTCTACCGGATTGAACGTTCAGATGTGAATGACCGCATTCTGAGCGGGATCCCAAAGGATGCCACGGTTGTCTTCGTAATGAACCACCGCAGCAATATGGATTACGTGCTGGTGACCTATCTGGCGGCACGCGATTCTGCGTTGTCTTACGCTGTGGGCGAATGGGCGCAGGTCTGGCCGCTTAGCTGGCTGATCAAATCGCTGGGGGCATATTTTATCCGGCGCCGTGCGCGCGGCGCGCTCTATCGCAAGGTTCTGGCGCGTTATGTGCAGATGGCAACCGCCGGCGGGGTCAATCAGGCGTTTTACCCGGAAGGCGGGCTGAGCCTGACCGGTAAGCTGCAAAAGCCCAAAATGGGGTTGATGTCCTATCTGGTGGAGGGATTTGACCCGGAGGGCGGGCGCGATGTGGTGTTTGTGCCTGTGGCGATCAACTATGATCGGGTGCTGGAGGATATTGTTTTAATCGCCGCCCATGAACGCGGCGACCGGCGGTTCGGGGCGCGGATTTCTGTTGTTGTGGGCTTTGTACTGCGCAAGCTTTGGCAAAAGGTTACCTTTCAGGAAACCCGTTTCGGGACCGCCGCCGTGACCTTTGGCACGCCCCTGTCGCTGCGGGAGGCGGGGGCGCAGGTGCAGGTTGAAACACTGTCTCATGACTTGATGGGCCGGATTGCCGGCGTGATGCCGATCCTCGCTGTGCCAGCGGTCTGTCATGTGCTGCTGGGGGAACAGGGCATCGAGGACACCGCTCTGCGCAAGCAAGCAGCGGCATTGTTCGACGCTGTGCCCGAAGACTACCGTGTTGTAGACGCCGCTGACCGTCCGCTTGAGATTTCGCGGGCGATTGAAGGGTTGGTCAATCGCAAACTGATCGAAGAACGTGATGGCGGCTGGCATGTGATCGAGGGCAAACAGGCGATCCTGCGCTTTTATGCCAATTCGATTGCCCATTATTTTCAGGCGGATGCTGCGCGCGCAAAAGGATTTTCTGCACCTGCTGGGTCATAA
- the ccrA gene encoding crotonyl-CoA carboxylase/reductase: MALDSNVAQYDAPEKDLYEVGEMPPMGHVPKQMYAWTIRRERHGEPNTAMLQEVVDVPELDSHDVLVLVMAAGVNYNGVWASLGEPISPFDGHKQPFHIAGSDASGIVWAVGDKVKRWKVGDEVVIHCNQDDGDDEECNGGDPMYSPSQRIWGYETPDGSFAQFTNVQAQQLMPRPKHLTWEEAACYTLTLATAYRMLFGHEPHDLKPGQNVLVWGASGGLGSYAIQLINTAGANAIGVISDESKRDFVMDLGAKGVLNRKDFNCWGQLPKVNTPEYAEWFKEARKFGKAIWDITGKGVNVDMVFEHPGEATFPVSTFVVKKGGMVVICAGTSGFNLTFDVRYMWMHQKRLQGSHFAHLKQASSANKLMLERRLDPCMSEVFTWNDLPEAHMKMLRNEHKPGNMSVLVQSPKTGLRTLEDALDARG; this comes from the coding sequence ATGGCACTCGATTCAAACGTTGCGCAGTATGACGCACCTGAAAAGGACCTCTATGAGGTTGGTGAAATGCCCCCGATGGGTCATGTCCCGAAACAAATGTATGCGTGGACCATCCGTCGTGAGCGTCACGGGGAACCCAACACGGCGATGCTGCAAGAGGTTGTCGATGTGCCAGAGCTGGACAGCCACGACGTGCTGGTCCTCGTGATGGCAGCGGGCGTGAACTACAACGGGGTCTGGGCGTCATTGGGGGAGCCGATCAGCCCGTTTGACGGTCACAAACAGCCATTCCATATTGCAGGCTCCGATGCGTCTGGCATCGTCTGGGCCGTTGGTGACAAGGTCAAACGCTGGAAAGTCGGTGATGAGGTTGTCATTCACTGTAACCAGGATGATGGCGACGACGAGGAATGCAACGGTGGCGATCCAATGTATTCACCGTCACAGCGCATCTGGGGGTATGAAACACCGGATGGGTCTTTCGCCCAGTTCACCAATGTGCAGGCGCAGCAGCTGATGCCACGCCCCAAGCACCTGACATGGGAAGAGGCGGCCTGTTACACGCTGACACTCGCGACCGCTTACCGGATGTTGTTCGGCCACGAGCCGCACGACCTGAAGCCGGGCCAGAATGTTCTGGTTTGGGGCGCGTCGGGCGGTCTGGGATCTTATGCGATCCAGCTGATCAATACTGCGGGCGCGAATGCCATCGGGGTGATCTCTGACGAAAGCAAACGCGATTTTGTTATGGATCTGGGTGCCAAGGGCGTGTTGAACCGCAAGGATTTCAATTGCTGGGGCCAGTTGCCCAAGGTGAACACACCGGAATATGCCGAATGGTTCAAAGAGGCCCGCAAGTTCGGCAAGGCGATCTGGGACATCACCGGCAAAGGCGTGAACGTCGATATGGTGTTTGAACACCCCGGCGAGGCGACTTTCCCTGTCTCCACCTTTGTTGTGAAAAAGGGCGGCATGGTTGTGATTTGTGCGGGCACCTCGGGTTTCAACCTGACGTTCGACGTGCGCTATATGTGGATGCACCAGAAGCGTTTGCAGGGCAGCCACTTTGCCCATCTGAAACAGGCGTCATCGGCCAACAAGCTGATGCTGGAACGCCGACTTGACCCTTGCATGTCGGAGGTCTTTACTTGGAATGACCTGCCCGAAGCCCATATGAAAATGCTGCGCAATGAACATAAGCCTGGCAATATGTCGGTGCTGGTTCAATCCCCCAAAACGGGCCTGCGCACCTTGGAAGACGCTTTGGACGCACGCGGATAA
- a CDS encoding ATP-dependent DNA helicase: MTTELTYSDDQAAAFDAVAEMLRHAGIDLDDSLLMPPAGGADQVMAVTGKAGSGKTLLLAELYKALEAAGVEVISGDYESKKRKDKRTLAILAPTNKAASVLRLRGVPATTIHRILYTPVYDPEYERIAEWLAGNGERPEIEGLTEISLDRAAAFYANNKSIPGALAAAGLRGSDFITGWKRREEPLDIGFIDESSMLDDKQFEDLKEIFPTLLLFGDPAQLAPVNQSGTMVFEKLPEKRVMNLNRIFRQDAGNPILDLAHALADPDLGFEQFERMIEEAAKKDDRVVWGQRVEVDLMARSPVLVWRNATRIRLINAFRAVHGAPEDALLAGEPLICDGIELPLKHRKKRLDLEARGLIKGAQVIWLGDGRKPGFSRLHVMGAEDPQVSAASIVKIEKPDEEEPFIPFAARMGATFLHGAAVTIHKAQGSQWENVQVFAPDLYAAARMGRVEAGQPLWKRLAYVAITRAQERLIWVVRNRLSKPSGPLVVDDLKAVPAATLTLDAPEPDQFL; encoded by the coding sequence ATGACAACTGAACTTACCTATTCCGACGATCAGGCCGCCGCATTTGATGCGGTGGCAGAGATGTTACGCCACGCGGGCATTGATCTGGACGACAGCCTGCTGATGCCGCCCGCTGGCGGGGCGGATCAGGTAATGGCGGTGACGGGCAAGGCGGGGTCGGGTAAGACGCTGTTGCTGGCCGAGCTCTACAAAGCGCTGGAAGCCGCTGGTGTTGAGGTAATTTCAGGCGATTACGAAAGCAAAAAACGCAAAGACAAGCGCACATTGGCGATCCTTGCGCCGACCAATAAGGCGGCCTCGGTTCTGCGTCTGCGCGGCGTGCCCGCAACAACCATTCACCGCATTCTATACACACCGGTTTATGACCCCGAATATGAACGTATCGCCGAATGGCTGGCGGGCAACGGGGAGCGCCCGGAGATTGAAGGGCTGACCGAGATTTCGCTGGACCGCGCTGCCGCATTTTATGCCAACAACAAATCCATCCCCGGTGCCTTGGCTGCCGCCGGGCTGCGGGGTTCCGACTTTATCACCGGCTGGAAACGACGCGAAGAACCTTTGGATATCGGGTTTATCGATGAATCCTCCATGTTGGATGACAAGCAATTCGAGGACCTTAAGGAAATTTTCCCAACGCTTTTGCTGTTCGGTGATCCCGCGCAGCTGGCACCGGTCAACCAATCCGGCACGATGGTGTTTGAAAAGCTGCCCGAGAAACGGGTGATGAACCTGAACCGTATTTTCCGGCAGGACGCGGGCAACCCGATCCTTGATCTGGCCCATGCGCTGGCTGATCCTGATCTGGGGTTTGAGCAATTCGAACGGATGATTGAAGAAGCGGCGAAAAAGGATGATCGCGTTGTCTGGGGCCAGCGGGTTGAGGTGGATCTGATGGCCCGTTCGCCGGTGTTGGTCTGGCGCAATGCCACGCGCATCCGGCTGATCAACGCCTTTCGCGCCGTGCATGGTGCGCCCGAAGATGCGCTGCTCGCGGGGGAACCGCTGATCTGTGACGGCATAGAGCTGCCGTTGAAACACCGCAAGAAACGGCTGGACCTCGAGGCGCGCGGGTTGATCAAAGGCGCTCAGGTGATCTGGCTGGGGGACGGGCGTAAACCGGGGTTCAGCCGCCTGCATGTGATGGGGGCGGAGGACCCGCAGGTCAGTGCCGCCTCTATTGTGAAAATCGAAAAGCCGGATGAGGAAGAACCCTTTATCCCCTTTGCGGCACGGATGGGTGCCACTTTTTTGCATGGGGCGGCGGTGACGATTCACAAGGCACAGGGCAGCCAGTGGGAGAATGTGCAGGTCTTTGCCCCTGATCTATATGCCGCGGCGCGTATGGGCCGGGTAGAGGCGGGGCAGCCACTGTGGAAGCGTCTGGCCTATGTTGCCATCACCCGTGCACAGGAGCGGCTGATCTGGGTTGTGCGCAACCGTCTGTCCAAGCCCAGCGGTCCCTTGGTGGTGGATGATCTGAAGGCAGTTCCAGCGGCCACACTGACGCTTGATGCGCCAGAGCCAGATCAGTTTCTGTAA